The proteins below are encoded in one region of Paenibacillus albus:
- the folD gene encoding bifunctional methylenetetrahydrofolate dehydrogenase/methenyltetrahydrofolate cyclohydrolase FolD, with protein sequence MTAQRIEGKAISDAIRIEIGEETAKLSALGIQPGLAVVLVGEDPASKVYVGSKEKACQQLGFYSEVHRLSGDTSQEELLALIDKLNNQSTIHGILVQLPLPKHIDEKSVIDAISAAKDVDGFHPVSVGNLVIGDDSLLPCTPAGVIELIKRTVGSIAGKHAVVIGRSNIVGKPVSMLLLRENATVTICHSRTANMEEIARTADILVVAIGKAKAIGSKYVKPGAVVIDVGINRLEDGKLAGDVDYEDVLETAGYVTPVPGGVGPMTITMLMLNTLKAAKQQHAIQE encoded by the coding sequence ATGACTGCACAACGAATTGAAGGAAAAGCGATATCGGATGCGATTCGAATTGAAATTGGAGAAGAAACGGCGAAGCTGTCTGCGTTAGGTATTCAGCCTGGTCTTGCTGTTGTTCTTGTCGGCGAAGATCCAGCCTCGAAAGTATATGTAGGCAGCAAGGAGAAAGCCTGCCAGCAGCTTGGCTTCTATTCGGAGGTTCATCGTCTGAGTGGGGACACATCCCAAGAGGAACTGCTCGCGCTTATTGATAAACTGAACAACCAGTCAACGATTCACGGCATTCTCGTTCAGCTCCCACTGCCAAAGCACATAGATGAGAAATCAGTCATTGATGCAATCAGCGCTGCGAAAGATGTTGACGGTTTCCACCCAGTCAGCGTAGGAAATCTCGTTATCGGTGATGACAGCTTGCTGCCTTGTACGCCGGCAGGCGTCATTGAGCTGATTAAGCGGACAGTTGGTTCCATTGCCGGCAAGCATGCCGTCGTCATTGGACGCAGCAACATCGTCGGCAAGCCGGTATCGATGCTCTTGCTGCGTGAGAACGCGACAGTGACGATCTGCCATTCGCGCACAGCGAACATGGAAGAGATCGCGAGAACGGCTGATATACTGGTTGTTGCAATCGGCAAAGCCAAAGCAATCGGAAGCAAGTATGTAAAGCCGGGTGCGGTCGTTATCGACGTGGGCATAAACCGCCTTGAAGACGGCAAGCTAGCCGGCGATGTCGATTATGAAGATGTGCTGGAAACAGCGGGCTATGTGACGCCTGTACCAGGCGGAGTTGGACCAATGACGATTACAATGCTAATGCTGAATACGCTGAAAGCGGCGAAACAACAACACGCAATTCAGGAGTGA